CGGCGCCATATCTAGCCGAACCCTCGATTAAATTTGAGCAGGCATGGCATTTTACCCTTAATTTGATTACCTCGGCCATGAGAACATGGTGAGCGACAATCCCACTAAGGCAAGCATAAAGCACCAAGCGGGGCCGTCACTTCTTCATGCCAAGGAAATCTTCCTACACATGACAAATTTACAGAAATATATAGGAAATCAAGATCGAGATTGGGGCTGATATTGCTTTGCCTTTCCGCCGCTCATATGCCGAGCGGCCTAAAGTCCCTCCTGGCCTCTGGCAGACGTTCAGGATCTATACGCCCATTTACAGGCGGAGCCGAGCATGTCTTTATTTCTACTGCCGAATCTGCACCTCTTGCGAGAGGATAAGGGGTCACAGAAATGACTGCGCGAAAGCTCCCCAGATAGCCCCCGGAAGTCGTAATTCTATTTACCAACTTTCCCAGGAAATGGCCCCTACGCCGCTCCCCTTTTCGCAGATATGCCACCGGCAGCCCCATGACCGGCAGTTAAAACCCAGCGGGAATAAGGCAGTTAAAAGCAGGAATTTGCTGAATTTTAATCTTTTTTGCAATTCGGAAATGCGCAAGCCACGTCACCAGAAAACGCCCGAATTCTATAATTTCGAAGATTCAGGGAAGACATGTGTCTCATTTCTGGAAGTGTCCGCGCCAAAACATATGCGGCGGATAGCGCAATTAATGCTTAAACACAGGCATTTATATAATTGCCTGGTCTTCGGCTCTTATTGCCGCAAGACAGGCGGGTTCTGCCAAAATTCTCATTTAATTGCCGATTTTTCGGCGATTAAATGAGAATAGCCGCCCGTTTTCATAAACTGAAAAATTACCCTGTGCTGCATACAGGACAATTTTAGAATTTTAGGCGCGTTTGCGTTTTGGTGGGATTTTTTTCGCCGCTTCCTGCGGCTTAACGGATTGAGTTTTTTTTAGACTCTTTGAGTCGAGGTTGCTTGCGTCAAACGTGACATCAAGCCCTCGCTTTTTATTTCGTTTAACCATATAAACGAAATGTCGGACGTATTGCGCGTAAGGTTCCGGCACTGATTTCGGATCAAATTCGAGAGGATTTTCCAAAAGAGAGCGAACAACTGCTTGATTCAAATCTTCTTTGCTTGTGGCCATAAGAGTCTCAAGTCTACGCAGAATTTCATTATCATTCACTTCCATGATAAGTTTTTTCATCGCATTGAGAAGTTTCTGAAAGGAAGTCCGCTTTATTTTGGCAGCCATATTATGGCTTAGAATTTCAAAGGAGTCGGAAATCACAAGAATTTCTAGAATTTTTGGGGGAAGATATGCAGCTACTACGCTCGGATATATTTACCTGAACTTCCCAAATTGGAAAGATTGTCTTTGTAAGAGAAAAAGCTGACTCGTATATTTTCCGAAAGCGAGGACTTCGCGGCCGACGGAAGAGCAAGCAAACCGAGTCTGTCGGGGTCAATTCTTCTAAGCCCCATACTTGCCTCCCTTTCCTCTTTAATCGGAAGTTGCGCCTGCAAAATTCCCGCCGGGGCTAGGCTGCTGCCTCTCATTATGCCACATCCTTCGGATAGGCCCTCTTTCCACCCATCCCCTGCTATTTCAATCCCCTGAGCAGAGGCATTCATCCTGAGGTTAAACCATTGACGCCGGACAGTAGATGCTATTCCGTCCTCGGGAGAATGCACGACCACTGTTTTCCCAAACAAATCTGCATGGGAAAACAAGAAACTTTGAGAAGCAGAAATCGACTCAGTGCAAACAATATCGTTTTCCTTACCGTCATCGGACAATCTGCCCAAAGCAAGAATCGTCGTTTTTTTCCTTTTTTTACGTGAGGAATTCGCATTGTCGGAGGAAGAATTAAAATCATCGGCATCATGAATAAAATGCCCTAAACCAAACTGCCTTTCCGACTCCGAATTCTTGAATGCAAACAGCAACGGCAATCCGCAGCGATTTTTCAGATCAAAGGCAAAGCTAAAAATTTCAACTCGGGAGGATTGAATTTTCTTTATCGTCGAACGTGATGCGAAAATTTTCTTTTTCGACGCGTTTTCCGAATTCAACAAATCCGCCAGCCCAGGGAAATCCGCCTCCCGCTCGACACCCGAATAAGATATCCCTTCGGCAAGAACCGAATCGACTTCCATCTGATGAATATCAGAAGAATCTAAAATACCTTCCTGAGATAAATCCAAGTTTGCGGCGATGAGAGGCTGAGTCTCTTCGTTTGTAACATTTTCGGTCTTGGCAAAAGCG
The Leptospira fainei serovar Hurstbridge str. BUT 6 genome window above contains:
- a CDS encoding phosphatidylinositol phospholipase; this translates as MAAKIKRTSFQKLLNAMKKLIMEVNDNEILRRLETLMATSKEDLNQAVVRSLLENPLEFDPKSVPEPYAQYVRHFVYMVKRNKKRGLDVTFDASNLDSKSLKKTQSVKPQEAAKKIPPKRKRA